Proteins co-encoded in one Pseudophryne corroboree isolate aPseCor3 chromosome 1, aPseCor3.hap2, whole genome shotgun sequence genomic window:
- the PHETA1 gene encoding sesquipedalian-1, translated as MKLNERNLVYYATCKSPVDKSGYLYKKGERNASYHKRWFVLKGNMLFYYDSEDSKEPVGVIILEGCRVELCESTEEFAFAIRFGYAKSRAYILAADSQSTMESWVKALSRANFEYIRLVVKDLQEQLTELQKSQTSSSCTQGSIDTNPNFQSADQAVPSFQNQPSIKDNGCALWNSISNDLPNGFTITNGPKCKDTTENLADASGRYVKIHSLEPEKTVQAGFVGGEECTSDESDKDLSNFSKLHDFYGEEIEKLRTQWAEHFHKQS; from the coding sequence ATGAAGCTAAATGAGAGGAACTTGGTGTATTATGCCACCTGCAAGTCACCAGTGGACAAAAGTGGCTATCTCTATAAGAAGGGTGAACGGAATGCTTCATATCACAAGCGCTGGTTTGTGTTGAAAGGTAACATGCTCTTTTATTATGACAGCGAGGACAGTAAAGAGCCAGTAGGAGTGATTATACTGGAAGGATGCAGAGTGGAACTGTGCGAGTCTACTGAAGAGTTTGCTTTTGCAATCCGGTTTGGTTACGCCAAATCCCGTGCCTATATTCTGGCTGCTGATAGCCAAAGTACTATGGAATCCTGGGTAAAAGCTCTTTCCAGAGCAAACTTTGAATACATTAGACTTgtggtaaaggatttgcaggaacaACTTACTGAACTACAGAAAAGCCAAACCTCTTCTAGCTGCACTCAGGGTTCTATAGATACAAATCCCAATTTCCAGAGTGCAGACCAGGCTGTGCCTAGCTTTCAGAATCAGCCATCTATAAAGGACAATGGCTGTGCTTTATGGAACAGCATTTCAAATGACTTGCCTAATGGCTTCACCATTACAAATGGACCAAAATGTAAAGACACAACAGAAAATTTAGCTGATGCCTCAGGGAGATATGTCAAGATCCACTCCTTGGAGCCGGAGAAAACTGTGCAGGCTGGCTTTGTTGGTGGTGAAGAATGCACCTCTGATGAGTCAGATAAAGACCTTTCCAACTTCTCAAAGCTTCACGATTTCTATGGGGAAGAAATTGAAAAACTCCGGACCCAGTGGGCTGAACATTTCCATAAACAGTCATAA